In the Syntrophorhabdaceae bacterium genome, TGTGTCGGTCCTCTCCTCATCGACGCGCACCTGCTCATCAAAGCCGGTGGCGATTACCGTGATTCTGATGGTGTCGTTCATGGCAGGATTGTACACGAGGCCCCAGATGATCTTTGCTTGCTCATGCGCCTGCTCCTGAATGAGGGTAGAAGCCTCACTGACTTCGTTGAGCGTCATGTCCACGTTGCCCGTTACATTGATGAGTACGCCGCGTGCTCCGTGGATCGATATGTCTTCGAGCAGAGGGCTTGATATGGCCTTTTGGGCGGCTTCTCTCGCCCGGTTCTCGCCGGACGCCTCTCCGATGCCCATGATCGCCATGCCCCTTTCGCACATGATGGTCTTCACATCCGCAAAATCCACGACCACGTGACCTGAACCCACAATGAGATCAGAGATGCTTCGCACTGCGTTGAGAAGCACTTCGTCAGCTTTGAGAAAGGCCTCCATGATGGTCATGTGGCGTCCGCCTATGGAGAGAAGCCTCTGGTTCGGAATGGTAATCAGCGAATCCACGCGGGACTTGAGCTGGACAACCCCGTTCTCGGCTTGCGTCATCCGGTCCTTTCCTTCAAAGGCAAATGGTTTTGTAGAGATGGCCACCGTGAGGGCGCCCACATCTCTGGCGATTTCGGCAATGACCGGGGAGGCTCCGGTGCCGGTGCCGCCGCCGAGCCCGCAAGTGATGAACACCATATGGGCTCCCTTCAAGTGATCTTTGATCTTGTCGATGTCTTCGAGGGCAGATTTCTTGCCCACTTCGGGGTT is a window encoding:
- the ftsZ gene encoding cell division protein FtsZ, with protein sequence MFYMDETNGFSAKLIVVGVGGGGCNALNNMVDADIQGVEFIAVNTDVKSLAACKAPVKIQIGSKLTEGLGAGANPEVGKKSALEDIDKIKDHLKGAHMVFITCGLGGGTGTGASPVIAEIARDVGALTVAISTKPFAFEGKDRMTQAENGVVQLKSRVDSLITIPNQRLLSIGGRHMTIMEAFLKADEVLLNAVRSISDLIVGSGHVVVDFADVKTIMCERGMAIMGIGEASGENRAREAAQKAISSPLLEDISIHGARGVLINVTGNVDMTLNEVSEASTLIQEQAHEQAKIIWGLVYNPAMNDTIRITVIATGFDEQVRVDEERTDTYVHGRLFDEENIPSFMKKKVAIDYKVDYKETKAKSDNIDLDEDRYDIPTFLRKQAD